One part of the Zymomonas mobilis subsp. pomaceae ATCC 29192 genome encodes these proteins:
- the rpsE gene encoding 30S ribosomal protein S5 yields the protein MADESEIQKTENAEVANAANGANPNNERRGRGGRGRGGRGRDRDGRGRRDDRRNEEAGEELIEKLVHINRVSKTVKGGKRFGFAALVVVGDGKGRVGFGHGKAREVPEAISKATAAAKKAMIRVPLREGRTLHHDGRGRFGAGLVYLRSAPSGTGIIAGGPMRAIFESLGVADVVTKSVGTSNPYNMIRATFEALNDQKSPKAVAQRRGKRIADLFGRGGASAAKAEADAAAVVE from the coding sequence ATGGCTGACGAAAGCGAAATCCAGAAAACGGAAAATGCCGAAGTTGCCAATGCTGCTAACGGCGCCAATCCGAACAACGAACGGCGTGGTCGCGGTGGACGTGGTCGCGGTGGACGTGGTCGTGACCGTGATGGTCGTGGCCGTCGTGACGATCGGCGTAACGAAGAAGCTGGCGAAGAGCTGATTGAAAAGCTGGTTCACATTAACCGTGTTTCAAAGACGGTTAAGGGTGGTAAGCGTTTTGGCTTTGCTGCACTCGTTGTTGTCGGCGACGGCAAAGGTCGCGTTGGTTTTGGTCATGGTAAAGCACGTGAAGTGCCGGAAGCTATTTCCAAAGCAACGGCCGCTGCTAAGAAAGCGATGATCCGCGTACCGCTGCGTGAAGGCCGCACTTTACATCATGATGGCCGTGGTCGCTTCGGCGCTGGTCTTGTGTATTTGCGTTCTGCACCATCAGGTACCGGTATTATTGCTGGTGGCCCGATGCGCGCAATCTTCGAGAGCTTGGGTGTTGCTGACGTGGTTACCAAATCCGTCGGTACGAGCAATCCTTACAACATGATCCGTGCTACTTTCGAAGCTCTGAATGATCAGAAGAGCCCGAAAGCTGTTGCACAGCGTCGTGGTAAGCGTATTGCAGACCTGTTTGGACGCGGGGGTGCTTCTGCTGCTAAGGCTGAAGCCGATGCCGCTGCGGTCGTGGAGTAA
- the rplR gene encoding 50S ribosomal protein L18, translating to MAKGLSLFERRRQRVRTALRAKGNHRPRLSVHRSGQHIYAQVIDDAQGRTVASASTLEKAVKDKSGATVTAAAETGKRLAERASAAGITKVVFDRGGFLFHGRVKALADAAREGGLEF from the coding sequence ATGGCCAAAGGTCTTTCTCTTTTTGAACGGCGCCGTCAGCGCGTTCGTACTGCGCTGCGAGCCAAAGGTAATCATCGTCCCCGTTTATCTGTGCATCGTTCAGGCCAGCATATTTATGCTCAGGTTATTGACGACGCGCAGGGGCGGACTGTCGCTTCTGCTTCCACGCTTGAAAAGGCTGTGAAAGATAAATCAGGTGCCACCGTTACAGCTGCAGCTGAAACCGGTAAGCGTTTAGCAGAACGAGCTTCTGCTGCGGGTATCACCAAGGTTGTTTTCGACCGCGGCGGTTTTTTGTTTCATGGCCGGGTGAAGGCGCTGGCTGATGCTGCCCGTGAAGGCGGATTGGAGTTCTAA
- the rplF gene encoding 50S ribosomal protein L6, with translation MSRIGKKPVAIPTGVTANLENDTLSIKGPKGTLTMPLSSEVTYSLEDGQLSVKPVNDTKRSRSFWGMQRTLVQNLIDGVTEGYSKTLQITGVGYRAAAQGKTLKLQLGYSHDIDFAVPEGITIQTPEPTTVNISGIDKQKVGQVAAEIRRWRRPEPYKGKGIKYAGEFIFRKEGKKK, from the coding sequence ATGAGCCGTATCGGTAAAAAGCCGGTGGCTATACCTACGGGCGTCACCGCAAACCTTGAGAATGATACGCTTTCTATCAAAGGCCCAAAAGGCACGCTTACCATGCCTTTATCTTCGGAAGTAACCTATTCTCTTGAAGATGGTCAGCTTTCTGTAAAGCCTGTTAACGATACAAAGCGTTCCCGTTCTTTTTGGGGTATGCAGCGCACTTTAGTGCAAAATTTGATCGATGGTGTGACCGAAGGCTATTCCAAAACCCTTCAGATTACCGGTGTCGGCTATCGTGCCGCAGCCCAGGGTAAAACCCTGAAGCTTCAGCTCGGTTACAGCCATGACATTGATTTTGCTGTACCGGAAGGTATCACGATTCAGACTCCTGAACCGACGACTGTTAATATTTCTGGTATTGATAAACAGAAAGTTGGTCAGGTTGCGGCTGAAATTCGTCGCTGGCGTCGTCCTGAACCTTATAAAGGTAAGGGTATTAAATATGCCGGTGAGTTCATCTTCCGTAAGGAAGGGAAGAAGAAATAA
- the rpsH gene encoding 30S ribosomal protein S8 has product MALSDPLGDLLTRIRNGQHARKDSVVSPASKLRVRVLDVLAREGYIRGYTEAKLGNHDALRIELKYFEGQPAIHHLARVSKPGRRIYSGSRELPRVRNGLGITIVSTPKGVLSDAEARDQNVGGEVLAEVF; this is encoded by the coding sequence ATGGCATTGTCCGATCCTCTGGGTGATTTGCTCACCCGTATTCGCAACGGCCAGCATGCCCGCAAAGATAGCGTGGTATCACCTGCATCTAAATTACGTGTTCGCGTTTTAGATGTGTTGGCACGTGAAGGCTATATTCGCGGTTATACTGAAGCCAAGCTTGGCAATCATGACGCGCTGCGTATTGAGCTGAAATATTTTGAAGGCCAACCGGCTATTCATCATCTTGCCCGTGTTTCTAAGCCCGGTCGTCGTATTTATTCCGGTTCCCGCGAATTACCGCGCGTCCGTAACGGCCTTGGTATCACGATTGTTTCAACGCCAAAGGGCGTTCTTTCCGATGCAGAAGCACGGGACCAGAATGTCGGCGGTGAAGTTCTGGCGGAGGTGTTCTGA
- the rpsN gene encoding 30S ribosomal protein S14, protein MAKLSSINKNEKRKKMAKAFAGKYSRLKAVADDKSLDETERLIARLKMAELPRNANPTRIRNRCALTGRPRGYYRKFQLCRIQLRDLANKGLIPGVTKSSW, encoded by the coding sequence ATGGCGAAACTGAGTTCGATCAACAAGAACGAAAAGCGCAAAAAAATGGCAAAAGCCTTTGCCGGTAAATATAGCCGGTTGAAAGCTGTTGCTGATGACAAAAGCTTGGATGAGACTGAACGTCTTATTGCCCGGCTGAAAATGGCCGAGTTGCCGCGCAATGCGAATCCTACCCGTATTCGTAACCGTTGCGCCTTAACCGGCCGTCCGCGTGGTTATTATCGTAAGTTCCAGCTTTGCCGCATCCAGTTGCGTGATCTGGCTAATAAAGGCCTGATTCCAGGCGTCACTAAGTCGAGCTGGTAG
- the rplE gene encoding 50S ribosomal protein L5, producing MAEAYVPRLKKQYEDEIIKAMIEKFGYKNSFEVPKLSKIVLNMGVGEATQDKKKVDQAAAEMELIAGQKPVVTRAKKSIAQFKLREGMPIGVKVTLRRERMFEFLDRFLTIALPRVRDFRGLNPKSFDGRGNYATGLKEQLIFPEISYDQVSTIRGMDVVVATTAKTDDEARELLRLFGFPFPADTTQKKAA from the coding sequence ATGGCTGAAGCCTATGTTCCGCGCCTGAAAAAGCAATATGAGGACGAAATCATCAAAGCGATGATTGAAAAGTTCGGCTACAAAAATTCTTTCGAGGTGCCGAAACTTTCTAAGATCGTCCTTAATATGGGTGTTGGGGAAGCGACTCAGGACAAGAAAAAAGTTGACCAAGCAGCTGCAGAAATGGAGCTTATCGCTGGTCAAAAACCTGTCGTTACCCGTGCCAAAAAGTCCATTGCGCAATTTAAACTGCGCGAAGGCATGCCGATCGGTGTCAAGGTGACACTGCGTCGTGAACGTATGTTCGAGTTTTTAGATCGTTTTTTAACGATTGCTCTTCCCCGCGTTCGTGACTTCCGTGGTTTGAACCCGAAATCTTTTGATGGCCGTGGCAACTATGCGACTGGTCTTAAAGAACAGCTGATTTTCCCGGAAATCAGCTATGATCAGGTCTCTACCATCCGCGGTATGGATGTCGTCGTTGCCACTACGGCCAAGACGGATGATGAAGCGCGTGAATTGCTTCGCTTATTCGGCTTCCCGTTTCCGGCTGACACTACACAGAAGAAGGCAGCCTGA
- the rplX gene encoding 50S ribosomal protein L24, with the protein MMAAKIKKGDRVVVLSGKDKGKHGEVTQAMPKEGKVVVSGINIVTRHRKPSQANPQGGLDRMEAPLAVSKVAIEDPKTGKATRVRFEVRDGKKTRVAVKSGETING; encoded by the coding sequence GTGATGGCGGCTAAGATTAAAAAAGGTGACCGCGTGGTTGTCTTATCCGGCAAGGATAAAGGCAAACATGGCGAAGTAACCCAGGCAATGCCGAAAGAAGGCAAGGTTGTTGTGTCCGGGATCAATATTGTGACCCGTCACCGTAAACCAAGCCAGGCTAATCCACAGGGCGGGTTGGATCGTATGGAAGCACCGCTTGCGGTTTCCAAAGTGGCGATCGAAGATCCAAAAACGGGCAAGGCTACCCGCGTTCGTTTTGAAGTACGCGATGGTAAGAAAACTCGCGTTGCTGTGAAGTCCGGGGAGACGATCAATGGCTGA
- the rplN gene encoding 50S ribosomal protein L14: MIQMQTNLDVADNSGAKRVQCIKVLGGSKRRTATVGDVIVVSVKDAAPRGRVKKGDVHRAVIVRTAKDIHRADGSVIRFDSNAAVLINKNNGEPIGTRIFGPVVRELRARNHMKIISLAPEVL; the protein is encoded by the coding sequence ATGATCCAGATGCAAACGAACCTTGACGTCGCCGATAACAGTGGCGCGAAGAGGGTGCAGTGCATCAAGGTGCTCGGCGGTTCTAAGCGTCGTACTGCGACTGTCGGCGATGTTATCGTTGTTTCAGTCAAAGACGCTGCACCGCGTGGACGCGTCAAAAAAGGTGACGTCCATCGTGCCGTTATCGTTCGCACTGCCAAGGATATTCATCGGGCTGATGGTTCGGTGATTCGTTTTGACAGCAATGCTGCTGTTCTGATCAATAAAAATAACGGTGAACCGATTGGTACCCGTATTTTTGGTCCGGTGGTACGCGAATTGCGGGCGCGCAACCATATGAAAATTATTTCGCTTGCGCCTGAGGTGTTGTGA
- the rpsQ gene encoding 30S ribosomal protein S17: MPKRVLTGTVVSDKTDKTVVVLIERKVKHPLYGKIIRLSKKYHAHDEQNAYHEGETVRIEECAPVSKLKTWRVLEKADKAPTA; the protein is encoded by the coding sequence ATGCCCAAGCGTGTGCTGACGGGAACCGTGGTCTCTGATAAGACCGATAAAACGGTAGTGGTTTTGATTGAGCGTAAGGTAAAGCATCCTCTTTACGGTAAGATCATCCGCTTGTCGAAAAAATATCATGCTCATGACGAGCAAAATGCCTATCATGAAGGCGAAACTGTGCGTATTGAAGAATGCGCGCCGGTTTCGAAGCTTAAGACATGGCGTGTGCTTGAAAAAGCAGATAAAGCGCCTACAGCTTAA
- the rpmC gene encoding 50S ribosomal protein L29, with product MAKIDDLKVKSDDQLAVELGEMKREQFNLRFQAATGQLEKPLRVREVRRTIAQIKTLQAERQRSATK from the coding sequence ATGGCGAAGATTGACGATCTCAAAGTAAAGAGTGACGATCAACTTGCCGTCGAACTGGGTGAAATGAAACGCGAGCAGTTTAACCTGCGTTTTCAGGCGGCCACTGGTCAGCTGGAAAAACCTTTACGGGTTCGCGAAGTGCGTCGCACTATTGCCCAGATTAAGACTTTGCAGGCCGAGCGTCAGCGCTCGGCAACCAAGTAA
- the rplP gene encoding 50S ribosomal protein L16, whose translation MLQPKRTKFRKAHKGRIHGNAPGGAALNFGAYGLKAMEPDRITARQIEAARRAITRHIRRQGRLWIRIFPDVPVSSKPAEVRMGSGKGAPEFWVARVKPGRILFELDGVPGPIARIAFERAAAKLPIKVKVVARLGETIYEEA comes from the coding sequence ATGCTGCAACCGAAGCGAACTAAATTTCGTAAGGCCCATAAGGGTCGTATTCATGGTAATGCACCGGGTGGTGCCGCTCTTAACTTCGGAGCCTATGGCTTAAAAGCTATGGAACCGGATCGGATTACGGCACGTCAGATTGAAGCTGCCCGTCGTGCTATTACCCGTCATATTCGTCGGCAGGGACGACTTTGGATCAGAATTTTCCCAGATGTTCCTGTTTCCAGCAAACCTGCTGAAGTCCGGATGGGTTCTGGTAAAGGTGCCCCTGAATTTTGGGTCGCTCGCGTAAAACCCGGCCGTATTCTTTTTGAATTGGACGGTGTTCCGGGTCCAATTGCCCGTATTGCTTTTGAGCGTGCGGCTGCAAAATTGCCCATCAAAGTTAAGGTTGTTGCCCGTTTGGGTGAAACCATATATGAAGAGGCCTAA
- the rpsC gene encoding 30S ribosomal protein S3, which produces MGHKSNPIGMRLQINRTWDSRWFAQGSDYGQLLLEDIKIRKFIMKSLPQAAISKVVIERPAKLCRISIYAARPGVIIGKKGADIEKLRKKLEGMTESGVSLNIVEIRKPEIDSQLVAQGIADQLERRVAFRRAMKRAVQSALRLGAEGVRITCGGRLGGAEIARTEWYREGRVPLHTLRANVDYAEAEAHTAYGVCGIKVWIFKGEIMAHDPLAQDRLMVEAQTSGVRPAR; this is translated from the coding sequence ATGGGTCATAAGTCCAACCCGATCGGTATGCGGTTGCAGATCAACCGCACTTGGGATAGCCGTTGGTTCGCCCAAGGCAGCGATTATGGTCAGCTGTTGCTCGAAGATATCAAGATCCGCAAATTCATTATGAAGTCTTTGCCTCAGGCAGCGATTTCAAAAGTAGTGATTGAGCGTCCGGCTAAATTATGCCGTATTTCAATTTATGCTGCCCGTCCCGGTGTTATCATCGGTAAAAAGGGTGCAGATATTGAAAAGCTGCGTAAAAAGCTAGAAGGTATGACCGAAAGCGGTGTCTCTCTGAATATTGTTGAAATCCGTAAGCCGGAAATTGACTCTCAGTTAGTCGCACAGGGTATTGCTGATCAGCTGGAACGGCGCGTTGCTTTCCGTCGCGCCATGAAGCGGGCTGTGCAATCAGCACTTCGTCTTGGTGCTGAAGGGGTAAGAATTACCTGTGGCGGTCGTTTAGGCGGTGCTGAAATTGCCCGTACTGAATGGTATCGTGAAGGTCGTGTGCCTTTACATACGCTACGCGCAAATGTCGATTATGCCGAAGCTGAAGCGCATACCGCTTATGGTGTGTGTGGAATCAAGGTCTGGATCTTTAAGGGTGAAATCATGGCACATGATCCCTTGGCTCAGGACCGGCTGATGGTAGAAGCTCAGACGTCGGGGGTCCGGCCGGCGCGATAA
- the rplV gene encoding 50S ribosomal protein L22 encodes MSKPQAPRRVGDKEALAVATTVRGSPYKLNLVAGLIRGKKAGEALNILSFSKKAMAKDVRKALASAIANAENNHNLDVDALVVKEASVGKSIVMKRFATRARGRSSQIIKPFSRIRVVVREQEEAE; translated from the coding sequence ATGTCCAAGCCGCAAGCTCCTCGTCGCGTCGGTGATAAGGAGGCCTTAGCCGTCGCCACCACCGTTCGTGGTAGTCCCTATAAGCTTAATCTTGTTGCAGGTCTTATCCGCGGCAAGAAAGCTGGTGAGGCCTTAAACATTCTTAGCTTCTCCAAAAAGGCGATGGCTAAAGATGTTCGTAAGGCACTGGCTTCTGCTATTGCTAACGCCGAGAATAACCATAATCTCGACGTTGACGCTCTGGTCGTTAAAGAGGCATCGGTCGGTAAATCGATCGTGATGAAACGTTTTGCAACCCGCGCTCGCGGTCGTTCTTCTCAGATCATCAAGCCGTTTTCGCGCATCCGTGTCGTTGTCCGCGAACAGGAAGAGGCTGAATAA
- the rpsS gene encoding 30S ribosomal protein S19, translating into MARSVWKGPFVELSLLKKAETAQDSSNRAPIKTWSRRSTILPQFVGLTFTVYNGRKFVPVSVNEDMVGHKLGEFAPTRTFPGHAADKKGKR; encoded by the coding sequence ATGGCCCGCTCCGTTTGGAAAGGTCCGTTCGTCGAACTGTCTCTGTTGAAAAAAGCAGAGACGGCTCAGGACAGCAGCAACCGGGCTCCCATCAAGACCTGGTCGCGTCGTTCGACGATTCTGCCACAATTTGTTGGTCTGACATTCACTGTCTATAATGGCCGTAAATTTGTGCCGGTTTCGGTCAATGAAGATATGGTTGGTCATAAGCTAGGTGAATTTGCGCCAACGCGCACTTTCCCAGGCCATGCCGCTGACAAGAAGGGTAAGCGCTAA
- the rplB gene encoding 50S ribosomal protein L2 yields the protein MALKHYNPTSPARRGLILVDRSSLWKGQPVKSLTEGKNKTGGRNNKGHRTSRGIGGGHKQKYRIVDFKRRKWDMSATVQRIEYDPNRSAFIALVQYEDESLAYILAPQRLGVGDVIIAARKADVKPGNAMEIGQAPVGTIVHNIELKPSKGGQLARAAGAYAQIVGRDKGMVMIRLNSGEQRYIRSDCMVTVGAVSNSDNANQNFAKAGRNRWLGRRPLTRGVAKNPVDHPHGGGEGRTSGGRHPVTPWGKPTKGARTRSNKATDKFIIRSRHAKKKR from the coding sequence ATGGCTCTTAAGCATTATAATCCGACCAGTCCGGCCCGTCGTGGTCTTATTCTGGTCGATCGCTCGTCTTTGTGGAAAGGCCAACCGGTAAAATCCCTCACGGAGGGGAAAAATAAAACCGGTGGTCGTAATAACAAAGGCCACAGAACTTCACGCGGTATCGGTGGCGGTCACAAGCAAAAATATCGTATCGTCGATTTTAAACGGCGTAAATGGGATATGTCTGCTACGGTTCAGCGTATCGAATACGATCCGAACCGTTCCGCTTTTATCGCGCTTGTTCAGTATGAAGATGAAAGCTTAGCTTACATCTTGGCACCGCAGCGTTTAGGCGTTGGTGATGTTATCATTGCGGCCCGTAAAGCCGATGTGAAACCCGGTAATGCCATGGAAATCGGTCAAGCACCGGTTGGTACCATTGTGCATAATATCGAACTGAAACCAAGCAAGGGTGGTCAGCTGGCTCGTGCAGCTGGTGCTTACGCTCAAATCGTTGGTCGCGATAAGGGTATGGTTATGATTCGCCTGAATTCAGGTGAACAACGCTATATTCGTTCTGACTGCATGGTAACGGTTGGCGCCGTGTCAAACTCTGACAATGCCAATCAGAACTTTGCCAAAGCCGGTCGTAACCGCTGGCTTGGTCGCCGTCCATTGACGCGTGGTGTTGCGAAGAACCCGGTCGATCATCCTCATGGTGGTGGTGAAGGCCGCACATCAGGTGGCCGTCATCCGGTAACGCCTTGGGGTAAGCCGACTAAGGGCGCCCGCACCCGTTCGAATAAGGCGACGGACAAGTTCATTATCCGCTCGCGTCACGCGAAGAAGAAGAGGTAA
- a CDS encoding 50S ribosomal protein L23 — translation MAKTQDGVAIRHYDVVLGPHITEKSTMVSEHNAVVFKVAADATKPAIKEAVEALFGVSVKSVNTIITKGKTKKWKGRPYRRSDVKKAIVTLAEGQSIDVTTGV, via the coding sequence ATGGCTAAAACTCAGGATGGGGTGGCTATTCGCCACTATGATGTTGTGCTCGGTCCGCATATCACCGAAAAATCAACGATGGTCTCCGAGCATAACGCAGTGGTTTTCAAAGTAGCCGCTGACGCAACCAAGCCTGCTATCAAAGAAGCTGTTGAAGCTTTATTTGGGGTTTCGGTCAAATCAGTGAATACGATTATCACTAAGGGTAAGACCAAAAAGTGGAAAGGCCGTCCTTATCGGCGGTCAGACGTCAAAAAGGCGATCGTGACTCTGGCTGAAGGTCAGTCGATCGACGTGACGACAGGGGTCTAG
- the rplD gene encoding 50S ribosomal protein L4, translated as MKVEVQSLDASQKGSIELNDAVFDVEPRADILHRVVTWQLEKRRAPTRATRERADVARTGKKFGRQKGGGTARHGDRRAPIFIGGGKAHGARARVFNPSLNKKLRTLGLRMALSSKAKAGALIVVDALDVDEAKTKFLATQIKSLGFGPKVLVVDGETVNENFARASSNLVGLDVLPAIGANVYDILKHDTLVLTRAAVEKLEARLNG; from the coding sequence GTGAAAGTTGAAGTTCAGTCCCTCGATGCTTCCCAGAAGGGCAGTATCGAGCTTAATGATGCCGTATTCGATGTCGAACCGCGTGCTGATATCCTGCATCGTGTTGTTACGTGGCAGCTTGAGAAGCGTCGTGCTCCGACTCGCGCTACCCGCGAACGGGCTGATGTTGCTCGCACTGGTAAGAAATTTGGTCGCCAAAAAGGTGGCGGTACGGCTCGTCACGGTGATCGTCGCGCCCCGATCTTTATCGGTGGTGGTAAAGCGCATGGTGCGCGGGCACGGGTTTTTAATCCGTCTCTTAACAAGAAGCTGCGTACCCTTGGGCTTCGTATGGCTTTGTCGTCAAAGGCAAAGGCAGGCGCTCTGATCGTGGTCGATGCTTTGGATGTTGATGAAGCGAAGACCAAGTTCTTGGCTACTCAGATCAAATCTTTGGGTTTTGGCCCGAAAGTATTAGTTGTTGATGGTGAAACGGTGAATGAAAATTTCGCTCGTGCTTCCAGCAACTTGGTTGGTCTTGATGTGCTGCCTGCAATTGGTGCCAATGTCTACGACATTCTGAAACATGACACGCTGGTGCTGACGCGCGCCGCTGTTGAAAAGCTGGAGGCTCGTCTCAATGGCTAA
- the rplC gene encoding 50S ribosomal protein L3, whose protein sequence is MRTGVIAKKVGMTRLFQEDGRHVPVTVLKLEGVQVVAVKNKDQDGYVAVQLGAGSAKAKNLTKPERGHFAKAEVELKAKLVEFPVAEDAVLEVGTAISADHFIAGQLVDISGQTQGKGFAGAMKRWGFGGLRATHGVSLSHRSHGSTGNRQDPGRVFKNKKMAGHMGARQRTQQNLEVISTDVERDLIFVRGSVPGSKGAWLIVRDAVKVARPAEAPYPAAVKAANGNEAPAAPVAAEGQEG, encoded by the coding sequence ATGCGTACTGGCGTGATCGCCAAGAAGGTCGGAATGACGCGCCTGTTTCAGGAAGATGGTCGGCATGTGCCGGTAACTGTCCTGAAGCTTGAAGGCGTGCAGGTCGTGGCCGTTAAAAATAAAGATCAGGATGGTTATGTTGCGGTTCAGCTGGGTGCAGGTTCTGCCAAAGCTAAGAACTTGACCAAGCCTGAACGGGGTCATTTTGCAAAGGCCGAAGTAGAGCTGAAAGCAAAGCTGGTTGAGTTCCCCGTCGCTGAAGATGCCGTTTTGGAAGTCGGAACTGCTATTTCTGCTGACCACTTCATTGCAGGTCAGTTAGTGGATATTTCCGGTCAAACCCAAGGTAAGGGTTTTGCCGGTGCTATGAAGCGTTGGGGCTTCGGCGGTTTGCGGGCTACCCATGGTGTGTCTTTGTCTCACCGTTCTCATGGTTCTACGGGTAACCGTCAGGATCCAGGTCGCGTTTTCAAAAACAAGAAAATGGCAGGTCACATGGGTGCCCGTCAGCGTACTCAGCAAAATCTGGAAGTCATTTCCACGGATGTTGAACGCGATCTGATTTTTGTTCGTGGTTCTGTTCCCGGTTCCAAGGGTGCATGGCTGATCGTTCGCGATGCTGTAAAAGTAGCGCGTCCCGCTGAAGCACCGTATCCGGCAGCTGTCAAAGCTGCGAACGGCAACGAGGCTCCGGCTGCACCGGTTGCCGCTGAAGGTCAGGAGGGCTGA
- the rpsJ gene encoding 30S ribosomal protein S10: MDTQNIRIRLKAFDHRVLDQATGDIADTARRTGALIRGPIPLPTRIEKFTVNRGPHIDKKSREQFEVRTYKRLLDIVQPTPQTVDALMKLDLAAGVEVEIKLA; the protein is encoded by the coding sequence ATGGATACGCAGAATATTCGCATTCGCCTCAAGGCGTTTGATCATCGTGTTTTAGATCAGGCTACTGGTGATATTGCTGACACAGCTCGTCGCACAGGTGCTCTTATTCGCGGGCCGATTCCCTTGCCAACGCGCATTGAGAAATTCACGGTTAACCGTGGCCCGCATATTGATAAGAAGTCACGCGAGCAATTCGAAGTGCGCACCTATAAGCGCTTGTTGGATATCGTCCAGCCAACGCCGCAGACCGTCGATGCTTTGATGAAGCTTGATTTGGCTGCTGGTGTTGAAGTCGAGATCAAATTAGCCTAA